The proteins below come from a single Microbulbifer sp. Q7 genomic window:
- the ppk1 gene encoding polyphosphate kinase 1 — translation MENAVESMANDIPLYPKELSWLSFNARVLQEVEDDSVPIIERVRFLGIFSNNLDEFYRVRVADVRRLATFTKGSKRKDQFSDLLGQINEKVLRLQARFGNAYNKVLEDLGRNDIHVINERQLTDNQRAYVEEYFHREVLPELEPFFIDDRDTMPLLNEASIYFGIYLELEDGSLRFAGLELPTDILPRFVAIPHRDKHREKVYIVLDNVIRACLVDVFRYVLPIDKAAAYTFKISRDAELELGEHVTQNIVDRVAKSLKKRRQAEPVRLVYDSTMPEVLLQLIKKKLKMGRYDSYTPGGRYHNSKDFMRFPADSRQHTYRKIKPLPTLPDSANIFDWLREGDRLCYYPYHDFRVITKLLASAAIDPRVREIRINLYRVAQNSRVVAALVNAVRNQKQVTAVVELQARFDEQANIHWSNELSDAGVEVIYGVPGLKVHCKLISILREEGGRDRYYSHFGTGNFNESTARFYCDFSLLTSDDKLGEDAYRVFDFIKQPHLQPDYHHVWMSPHSNRPNILACIEREITAAVAGEPAEIIIKCNNLVDSEVIEHLYRADAAGVRVRIIVRSMCALLCQTRGLSDNIQVLSLVDKYLEHARVYAFHNGGDTQVYLSSADLMTRNLDHRVEVTFPLLCAAHRKTVLDILELQWQDNQKARVLDADQSNSRIANSKAKRSVRSQDAIYRYLKKADV, via the coding sequence ATGGAGAATGCAGTAGAGAGTATGGCAAACGACATTCCCCTGTACCCCAAGGAGCTCAGCTGGCTCTCCTTCAACGCCCGTGTCCTGCAGGAAGTTGAAGACGACAGCGTGCCCATTATTGAGCGGGTACGCTTTCTTGGCATCTTCTCCAACAATCTCGATGAGTTTTACCGGGTGCGGGTGGCCGATGTTCGCCGACTGGCCACGTTCACCAAGGGCAGCAAGAGGAAAGACCAATTCTCCGACCTGCTGGGGCAGATCAATGAAAAGGTGCTGCGCCTGCAGGCGCGCTTTGGCAATGCCTACAACAAGGTGCTGGAAGACCTGGGCCGAAACGACATTCATGTGATCAACGAACGCCAGCTTACCGACAATCAGCGCGCCTATGTAGAGGAATATTTCCACCGCGAGGTGTTGCCGGAGCTGGAGCCGTTTTTCATCGATGACCGGGATACCATGCCGCTGCTGAATGAAGCGAGTATTTACTTCGGGATCTATCTGGAGCTGGAAGACGGCAGTCTGCGCTTTGCCGGACTGGAGTTGCCTACGGATATCCTGCCGCGCTTCGTGGCCATCCCGCATCGGGACAAGCACCGCGAGAAGGTGTATATCGTCCTCGATAATGTGATCCGCGCGTGTCTGGTGGATGTGTTCCGCTATGTGCTGCCGATCGACAAGGCCGCCGCTTATACGTTCAAAATCAGTCGGGATGCAGAGCTCGAGCTGGGTGAGCACGTTACCCAGAATATTGTCGATCGGGTGGCGAAGTCCCTGAAGAAGCGCAGGCAGGCAGAGCCGGTACGCCTGGTTTACGACTCCACCATGCCGGAAGTACTGCTGCAGCTGATCAAGAAAAAGCTGAAAATGGGGCGCTACGACAGCTATACGCCCGGGGGGCGCTACCACAACTCCAAGGATTTCATGCGTTTCCCGGCCGACAGTCGGCAGCACACCTACCGCAAGATCAAACCACTGCCCACACTTCCGGATAGTGCCAACATTTTTGACTGGCTGCGTGAGGGCGACAGGCTGTGCTATTACCCGTACCACGACTTCCGTGTCATCACCAAGTTACTGGCGTCTGCGGCCATCGACCCCAGGGTGCGGGAAATCCGTATCAACCTGTACCGGGTTGCGCAGAATTCGCGCGTGGTAGCGGCGCTGGTCAATGCGGTGCGCAACCAGAAGCAGGTCACGGCGGTGGTGGAACTGCAGGCGCGGTTTGATGAGCAGGCCAACATTCACTGGTCCAACGAATTGAGCGATGCGGGCGTCGAGGTCATTTATGGGGTGCCGGGCCTGAAGGTGCACTGCAAGCTGATTTCTATCCTGCGTGAAGAGGGCGGGCGCGATCGCTATTACAGCCACTTTGGCACCGGTAATTTTAACGAGAGCACCGCGCGTTTTTACTGCGACTTCAGCCTGCTGACGAGCGATGACAAGCTGGGTGAAGATGCCTACCGGGTATTCGATTTCATCAAGCAGCCACATTTACAGCCGGACTATCACCACGTGTGGATGTCGCCCCATAGCAACCGGCCCAATATTCTGGCGTGTATCGAGCGGGAGATTACCGCGGCCGTAGCGGGTGAGCCCGCGGAAATTATTATCAAGTGCAATAACCTGGTGGATTCTGAGGTGATCGAGCACCTGTACCGCGCCGATGCGGCGGGGGTGCGTGTGAGAATCATTGTGCGCAGTATGTGCGCCCTGCTGTGCCAGACCCGGGGGCTGTCTGACAACATCCAGGTGTTGAGCCTGGTGGATAAATACCTGGAGCACGCGCGGGTCTATGCCTTTCACAACGGTGGGGATACCCAGGTGTATCTGTCATCGGCAGACCTGATGACCCGGAACCTGGACCACCGGGTGGAAGTCACTTTTCCTCTGTTGTGCGCAGCGCACCGGAAAACCGTGCTGGATATTCTCGAGCTGCAGTGGCAGGACAACCAGAAAGCGCGGGTACTGGATGCGGACCAGAGCAACAGCCGCATCGCCAATTCAAAAGCGAAGCGCAGCGTGCGTTCGCAGGATGCGATTTACCGATACCTGAAAAAAGCAGACGTGTGA
- a CDS encoding Ppx/GppA phosphatase family protein gives MTADTEATHERYAALDLGSNSFHLLLAEFREQRMVRLHTDRAMVRLAEGLDRECNLAPAVAERALEALRRFAPVIQDLPLENVRAVGTNTLRAASSRADGFLEAAESILGAPIEIISGIEEARLIYSGVMAAAEGAPQLRCVVDIGGGSTELVRGVEHPRQLHSVNMGCVGFNRRFFDSGKIDAGKRNNFIRARRAAQAELQELRHMADDALVMGASGTVKSVARVLNDGELLPIQRDALDRLADKVASCKTVDAIGLPHLNPERRPVFAAGLAILHGIFRELDIQQMQVSPYAIREGIVHDLAGRAAGGDRRADTVLALMEHGAVDPEQARRVANTALQFLGQLNPYAPVSQRRLLRWAADLHELGLALSHSSFRKLGAYMIEHADMAGFSKSEQENLAYLVRNQRGDIKEVKEHYGFHPGTELLLCLRLACIVHRDHVDRSIEGLSLSADGPGYRLHVPEDWMYQYPAIEDLLELEVECWEDKQIKLTVKQT, from the coding sequence ATGACCGCCGATACCGAAGCCACGCACGAACGTTACGCCGCCCTCGACCTGGGTTCCAACAGTTTTCATCTGTTGCTGGCAGAATTTCGCGAGCAGCGCATGGTGCGCCTGCACACCGACCGCGCCATGGTGCGTCTCGCCGAAGGCCTTGATCGCGAGTGCAACCTGGCGCCGGCGGTGGCGGAGCGCGCGCTGGAAGCCCTGCGCCGTTTCGCGCCCGTGATCCAGGACCTGCCACTGGAAAACGTGCGGGCGGTGGGCACCAATACGCTGCGGGCTGCGAGTTCCCGGGCGGACGGGTTTCTGGAAGCCGCCGAGTCCATCCTGGGCGCCCCCATCGAAATCATCTCGGGTATCGAAGAAGCGCGGCTGATCTATTCCGGGGTCATGGCCGCGGCAGAGGGCGCCCCCCAGCTGCGCTGTGTGGTGGATATTGGCGGCGGCTCGACGGAACTGGTGCGCGGGGTGGAACATCCCCGCCAGCTGCACAGCGTGAACATGGGCTGCGTAGGCTTCAACCGACGCTTTTTCGACAGCGGAAAAATCGATGCGGGCAAGCGCAACAATTTTATCCGCGCGCGCCGCGCCGCGCAGGCGGAGCTGCAGGAGCTACGGCATATGGCCGACGATGCCCTGGTTATGGGCGCCTCTGGCACGGTCAAATCCGTAGCGCGGGTACTGAATGACGGCGAGCTACTGCCCATTCAGCGCGACGCGCTCGATCGACTCGCGGACAAGGTGGCGAGCTGTAAAACCGTCGACGCCATCGGCCTGCCCCATCTCAACCCGGAAAGACGCCCGGTGTTTGCCGCCGGGCTGGCAATTCTGCACGGCATTTTTCGCGAGCTGGATATCCAGCAGATGCAGGTTTCGCCTTACGCCATCCGCGAGGGCATTGTGCATGACCTGGCGGGTCGCGCCGCCGGTGGCGATCGTCGCGCCGATACGGTGCTGGCCCTGATGGAGCACGGTGCCGTCGATCCCGAACAGGCCAGGCGGGTCGCCAATACGGCGTTGCAATTTCTCGGCCAGTTAAACCCCTATGCCCCGGTTTCCCAGCGGCGCCTGCTGCGCTGGGCCGCCGACCTGCACGAACTCGGCCTGGCGCTGTCCCACAGCAGCTTCCGCAAGCTCGGCGCCTACATGATCGAGCATGCGGACATGGCCGGGTTCAGTAAAAGCGAACAGGAAAACCTGGCGTACCTGGTGCGCAACCAGCGCGGCGACATCAAAGAAGTCAAAGAGCACTACGGTTTCCACCCCGGAACAGAGCTGCTACTGTGCCTGCGTCTGGCCTGTATCGTGCACCGGGACCATGTAGACCGCAGCATCGAAGGCCTTAGCCTGTCGGCAGACGGCCCCGGCTATCGCCTGCACGTTCCCGAAGACTGGATGTATCAGTATCCCGCCATCGAGGACCTGCTGGAGCTGGAGGTGGAATGCTGGGAAGACAAACAAATCAAACTGACGGTAAAACAGACTTAG
- a CDS encoding YdiU family protein, with the protein MSKTDPSATYPDALSLNARSLDKVHLQHRFADLGAVFGTPTAPTPLRAPHTIHVNPSVLALLGIDPREADSAQWAQLASGAQLFAGSAPFAMKYTGHQFGGYNPDLGDGRALLLGEIEYHGKHWDLHLKGAGKTPYSRFGDGRAVLRSTIREYLAGEALTALGIRSTRALCIVGSDEPVARETMETGAALIRVARTHIRFGHFEYLFYTRQLEAQKQLVQFVCAQFLPEVSDQPTAAQAEALLRFTVKRSAELAAGWQSVGFAHGVLNTDNMSIIGDTFDFGPYGFLDDYEPGFICNHSDHTGRYAFDAQPGVVLWNLNALAHAFSSLLDTETLKDCLGEYQPLLITHYANLMRAKLGLAIHDENDQQLCADLLQLLEQGQADYSLFFRALSRYTGERPADALAALVAPAQHQALSDWLHHYDQRLQKETRPAEARRHAMLGTNPKFILRNYLAQRVIEAAQAGDYQPLATFFTLLQSPFEEHPGFDDWAAAPAESGKHLPISCSS; encoded by the coding sequence GTGAGCAAAACCGACCCCAGCGCAACTTACCCCGATGCACTTTCCCTCAATGCACGCTCCCTCGACAAAGTGCACCTGCAGCACCGCTTCGCCGACCTGGGTGCGGTCTTCGGCACCCCCACCGCGCCCACCCCGCTGCGCGCGCCGCACACCATCCACGTGAACCCGTCGGTACTGGCACTGCTGGGCATCGACCCGCGCGAGGCAGACAGTGCCCAGTGGGCGCAGCTCGCCAGTGGCGCGCAACTATTTGCGGGCAGCGCCCCCTTCGCCATGAAATATACCGGTCACCAGTTCGGCGGCTATAACCCCGACCTCGGCGACGGCCGTGCACTTTTGCTCGGGGAAATCGAGTATCACGGCAAGCACTGGGACCTGCACCTGAAAGGCGCCGGTAAAACGCCCTACTCCCGCTTCGGCGATGGCCGCGCCGTATTGCGCTCCACCATTCGCGAGTATCTGGCCGGCGAGGCGTTAACCGCGCTCGGGATCCGCAGTACCCGTGCGCTGTGCATCGTAGGCAGTGACGAACCTGTGGCCCGGGAAACCATGGAGACCGGCGCCGCACTGATTCGCGTCGCCCGCACCCATATCCGCTTCGGCCATTTTGAATACCTGTTCTACACGCGCCAGCTGGAAGCCCAGAAGCAGCTGGTGCAGTTCGTCTGCGCACAGTTTTTGCCGGAGGTGAGTGACCAGCCCACGGCGGCGCAGGCCGAGGCCCTGTTGCGCTTCACCGTAAAGCGCAGCGCCGAGCTGGCCGCGGGCTGGCAATCGGTGGGCTTCGCCCACGGCGTACTGAACACCGACAATATGTCGATCATCGGTGATACGTTTGACTTCGGCCCCTACGGATTCCTCGACGACTACGAGCCGGGCTTCATCTGCAACCATTCAGATCACACCGGGCGTTACGCATTTGATGCGCAGCCCGGCGTGGTGCTGTGGAACCTGAACGCGCTGGCGCACGCGTTTTCCTCTCTGCTGGACACCGAGACACTGAAAGATTGCCTCGGCGAGTACCAGCCTCTGCTGATCACACACTATGCGAACTTGATGCGCGCGAAGCTGGGCCTGGCAATACACGACGAAAACGACCAGCAACTGTGCGCCGATCTGCTGCAGTTACTGGAGCAGGGACAGGCAGACTATTCGCTGTTTTTTCGCGCGCTGAGCCGCTATACCGGCGAGCGGCCGGCCGACGCACTGGCGGCACTGGTGGCTCCGGCACAACACCAGGCCCTGTCCGACTGGCTGCACCATTACGACCAGCGGCTGCAGAAAGAAACCCGGCCCGCCGAAGCGCGCCGGCACGCCATGCTGGGCACCAACCCCAAGTTCATCCTGCGCAACTATCTTGCGCAACGCGTGATTGAGGCAGCGCAGGCCGGCGACTACCAGCCCCTGGCCACCTTCTTTACGCTATTGCAGTCCCCATTCGAGGAACATCCCGGGTTTGATGACTGGGCTGCCGCACCGGCGGAATCCGGCAAGCACCTGCCGATCAGCTGCTCCTCGTGA
- a CDS encoding DUF2147 domain-containing protein, giving the protein MKTLLLAITALLVSTQLAFADVVGRWTTIDDETGQKKSIVEIYEQGGKYYGRVVDLLMKPDDTVCDACPGDRKGKQIVGMNIITNMVKKGDVYEGGQILDPAKGKVYDCKMWEEGGNLKVRGYLGFFYRTQTWYPAK; this is encoded by the coding sequence ATGAAAACTCTACTGCTTGCCATTACTGCATTACTCGTTTCTACCCAACTCGCCTTCGCTGATGTGGTCGGACGCTGGACGACCATCGACGACGAAACCGGACAGAAAAAGTCCATCGTCGAGATTTACGAACAGGGTGGCAAATACTACGGTCGCGTGGTCGACCTGCTGATGAAGCCGGACGACACCGTGTGTGACGCCTGCCCCGGCGATCGCAAGGGCAAACAGATTGTGGGTATGAACATCATCACCAACATGGTGAAAAAGGGCGACGTTTACGAGGGCGGCCAGATCCTCGATCCGGCCAAGGGCAAGGTGTACGACTGTAAAATGTGGGAGGAAGGCGGCAACCTGAAAGTCCGCGGCTACCTCGGCTTTTTCTACCGCACCCAGACCTGGTATCCGGCCAAGTAA
- the parC gene encoding DNA topoisomerase IV subunit A, whose product MTEPSVFDASERQHLAEYTEKAYLDYSMYVILDRALPNIGDGLKPVQRRIVYAMSELGLKNTAKYKKSARTVGDVIGKYHPHGDSAVYEAMVLMAQPFSYRYPLVDGQGNWGSPDDPKSFAAMRYTESRMGKYSEVLLSELGQGTVDWQANFDGTMDEPAVLPARVPNILLNGTTGIAVGMATDIPPHNLREVVDATVHMLENPKATVSELCEFIQGPDMPTEAEIISPRADLQKIYETGKGSVRMRAVWSKEDGDIIITALPYQASGSKVLEQIAAQMQAKKLPMVSDLRDESDHENPTRLVIVPKSNRVDLEQVMNHLFATTDLEKSYRVNLNMIGIDGRPQVKSLDKIIAEWLSFRTVTTRRRLQFRLDKVERRLHLLDGLLIAFLNIDEVIEIIRTHDEPKQELMRRFELSEVQAEYVLDTKLRQLARLEEMKIRGEQAELEKERDMLTKTLESARRLKTLIKKELLAAADEFGDERRSPIVEREEARAFSETELLSSDPITVVLSAKGWIRQAKGHEIDPESLSYKAGDGFKYAARGKSNQPALLLDSTGRSYAIAAHTLPSARGQGEPLSGRINPPSGATFEGLLMGGDEQKVLLASDAGYGFIAKYADLQSRNKAGKAMLSLPKNARVLPPQEIEDPENALLAAVTSEGRMLVFPVAELPELSKGKGNKIINIPAARAASREEIVVGVAVLEGKDQLLIHAGKRHTKIKIAELEHYQGERGRRGNKLPRGFQKVDRVEVERK is encoded by the coding sequence ATGACCGAGCCCTCCGTCTTTGACGCATCCGAACGCCAGCACCTGGCGGAGTATACCGAGAAGGCGTACCTGGACTACTCCATGTACGTGATTCTCGACCGCGCCCTGCCCAATATTGGCGACGGCCTCAAGCCGGTACAGCGCCGCATTGTCTACGCCATGAGCGAGCTGGGGCTGAAGAATACCGCCAAGTACAAGAAGTCTGCGCGCACCGTGGGCGACGTGATCGGTAAGTACCACCCGCACGGCGACAGCGCCGTGTACGAAGCCATGGTGCTGATGGCACAGCCGTTCAGCTACCGCTACCCGCTGGTAGACGGCCAGGGCAACTGGGGTTCGCCGGACGACCCGAAATCTTTTGCCGCCATGCGTTACACCGAATCTCGCATGGGTAAATACTCCGAGGTGCTGCTGTCGGAGCTGGGTCAGGGTACCGTGGACTGGCAGGCGAACTTCGACGGCACCATGGATGAGCCGGCCGTGCTGCCGGCGCGGGTGCCCAATATCCTGCTGAATGGCACCACCGGCATTGCCGTGGGCATGGCCACCGACATTCCCCCGCACAATCTGCGTGAGGTGGTGGATGCCACCGTGCACATGCTGGAAAACCCCAAGGCCACCGTGAGCGAGCTGTGCGAGTTTATCCAGGGCCCGGATATGCCCACCGAGGCGGAAATCATTTCGCCCCGCGCCGATCTGCAAAAAATTTACGAGACCGGCAAAGGCTCGGTGAGAATGCGTGCGGTGTGGAGCAAAGAGGACGGGGACATCATCATCACCGCGCTGCCTTATCAGGCCAGCGGTTCCAAGGTGCTGGAGCAGATTGCTGCACAGATGCAGGCCAAGAAGCTGCCGATGGTCAGCGACCTGCGCGATGAGTCGGATCACGAAAACCCCACCCGCCTGGTGATTGTGCCCAAGTCCAACCGGGTCGATCTGGAGCAGGTGATGAACCACCTGTTCGCCACCACGGACCTGGAAAAGAGCTACCGGGTCAACTTGAACATGATTGGCATCGACGGCCGCCCGCAGGTGAAGTCCCTGGACAAGATCATCGCCGAGTGGCTGAGCTTCCGTACCGTCACCACACGGCGGCGCCTGCAGTTCCGGCTCGACAAGGTCGAGCGCCGCCTGCACCTGTTGGATGGTTTGCTGATCGCGTTCCTGAACATTGATGAAGTGATCGAGATCATCCGCACCCATGACGAGCCCAAGCAGGAGCTGATGCGCCGCTTTGAGCTGTCGGAAGTGCAGGCGGAATATGTGCTCGACACCAAGTTGCGCCAGTTGGCGCGCCTCGAAGAAATGAAAATTCGCGGCGAGCAGGCGGAACTGGAAAAAGAGCGCGACATGCTCACCAAGACCCTGGAAAGTGCCCGTCGCCTCAAGACCCTGATTAAAAAAGAGCTGCTGGCGGCCGCGGACGAGTTCGGGGATGAACGCCGCTCGCCGATTGTCGAGCGTGAGGAAGCCCGCGCTTTCAGTGAAACCGAGCTGCTGTCCAGCGATCCGATCACCGTGGTACTGTCGGCCAAGGGCTGGATCCGCCAGGCCAAGGGTCACGAAATCGACCCCGAATCCCTCAGCTATAAGGCCGGCGACGGCTTCAAGTATGCCGCCCGCGGCAAGAGCAACCAGCCGGCGCTGTTGCTCGACAGCACCGGGCGCAGTTACGCCATCGCCGCGCATACCCTGCCGTCGGCGCGGGGTCAGGGTGAGCCGCTGTCCGGGCGTATCAACCCGCCGTCAGGGGCGACCTTTGAAGGCCTGCTGATGGGCGGCGACGAACAGAAAGTGCTGCTGGCGTCCGATGCCGGCTACGGGTTTATTGCCAAATACGCCGACCTGCAATCGCGCAACAAGGCGGGCAAGGCCATGCTGAGCCTGCCGAAAAACGCTCGCGTACTGCCGCCGCAGGAAATTGAAGATCCGGAAAATGCGTTGCTCGCGGCGGTTACCAGTGAGGGGCGCATGCTGGTATTCCCGGTAGCGGAATTGCCGGAGCTGTCCAAGGGCAAGGGCAACAAGATCATCAATATCCCCGCCGCCCGCGCTGCCAGCCGCGAGGAAATCGTGGTCGGGGTTGCGGTACTGGAGGGTAAAGACCAGCTTCTGATTCATGCGGGCAAACGCCACACCAAGATCAAGATTGCCGAGCTGGAGCACTATCAGGGAGAGCGTGGACGGCGTGGCAATAAATTGCCGCGCGGTTTCCAGAAGGTAGACCGGGTGGAGGTGGAGCGGAAGTAA
- a CDS encoding ATP-binding cassette domain-containing protein: MNTANSLDIAQLAIGDLKPVDLTIAPGEIVCLSGTSGIGKSRLLRAITDMELHSGEVHLGNQARAAMPAHRWRQAVMMVPADSAWWGETVGEHFPEGTTVPDALGLAEECMMWPVSRLSSGEKQRLALLRALARDPCALLLDEPTANLDEDTTEQVEHWLQEEIQNRQLPVLWVAHARAQITRVAQRHFHLDDEGSMEERTV; the protein is encoded by the coding sequence TTGAACACTGCAAACTCGCTGGACATTGCACAACTGGCTATTGGCGACCTCAAACCGGTCGACCTAACAATTGCACCCGGCGAAATCGTCTGCTTGTCGGGCACCTCCGGTATCGGCAAAAGCCGACTGCTGCGCGCCATCACGGACATGGAGCTGCATAGTGGCGAGGTGCATCTGGGAAACCAGGCGCGCGCAGCCATGCCCGCGCACCGCTGGCGCCAGGCGGTGATGATGGTGCCGGCAGACAGTGCCTGGTGGGGAGAAACGGTCGGGGAACATTTTCCGGAGGGTACCACCGTGCCCGACGCCCTTGGTTTAGCGGAAGAGTGCATGATGTGGCCGGTGTCCCGGCTGTCTTCCGGGGAAAAGCAGCGCTTGGCGCTGCTGCGCGCCCTCGCCCGAGACCCGTGCGCCCTGCTGCTGGACGAGCCCACCGCAAACCTCGACGAAGACACCACCGAACAGGTGGAGCACTGGTTGCAGGAGGAAATCCAAAACCGGCAACTACCGGTGCTGTGGGTCGCCCATGCCCGCGCACAGATTACACGTGTGGCGCAGCGGCATTTCCACCTCGATGACGAAGGCAGTATGGAGGAGCGCACAGTATGA